The DNA region AGAAAAGCACTCCATTGAAGATGATCTGATCATCCCTACAACATTCAACATATAATTGAGAAAAATCAAATGtactaattaattagtaaaaggTTTATTACCAGTTTCTTTCACGGTCAACCTGGTCGAAATCAATAGGCTTATCGACAATGCGATTGTTTCCTTTGGCAGTTCGGTGACGAGAGAATGGAATCCAGAGCTGGGCATGAATAATTCTCATAAGCATGAGCGGTAGAATGAGGAAGTTGAAGAGATCTCTCGAGCTCTCATCCTTCACCGTGAACGAGTACATGCTATGAATCGCCCACGGAGCCAAAACCACATACTGATCATATATGCATGGATCAAAtgcatgattaattattaatgatattttagttcTAAGTGTAGACATGATGatgattttaaacaaattaaaacagCAATCACCTTGAAGTTGCCAAGGGGTGTCCATGGCCAGTCAGTTAGCAGACCTGGGTTAGAAGCCATATCGAGATCGATCGAACTAGGTTTAATTACTACAATAATATTGCTCACTCTgttctcaatatatata from Impatiens glandulifera chromosome 5, dImpGla2.1, whole genome shotgun sequence includes:
- the LOC124937646 gene encoding very-long-chain aldehyde decarbonylase CER1-like — its product is MASNPGLLTDWPWTPLGNFKYVVLAPWAIHSMYSFTVKDESSRDLFNFLILPLMLMRIIHAQLWIPFSRHRTAKGNNRIVDKPIDFDQVDRERNWDDQIIFNGVLFYLANRYLPGSSHLPLVEMGWSNFDHLASCWSC